Sequence from the Candoia aspera isolate rCanAsp1 chromosome 7, rCanAsp1.hap2, whole genome shotgun sequence genome:
TCCCACTCACACAGTACAATGGGCTGAAAATCAGTGCTCATTCCTTCtcactgttgtttcttttttaacaagCTATGCATGTTTTGAAATGATAAAGCCCATATAACTCGTAAACTGAGATAAACGAGGCACTGTTCTATCTTAATCTGGTTACTGGATTAGcttattttctgggtttgcacaataatTTGAAACATAAACTAATCAAACAGTCTGGATTTTGACAACATTGAGCAATACAATTTTACAGAACAAGCCAGGATTATAACTAACCACATTCAATATGTTGTACAAGTCAGCTACTAGGTTAGCACCCTGGTggtgtttttttctctgaactcATTCTGCAGAGTATCCCCTGAATAACAAGCACCATTGAAAAGATCAATTTTCTTCTTCTGGTAGTATTTACCAAGTAGTACTTCCAGTTCTCTCAGGGTTCTTTGGTCTACCACATTCTGATCATTACTTGCACTGACAGCCCAGGATCTTCTGCGATTGCCTTCAGACACACAACAagctgcagcccagatatgactGGGGATATTGACTCTGCCAGTAGCAATGAAATTGCTCCCAGGCACCACACCCACAATGACATATGTATCATGGCATCCTGTAGTTTTTCGTTTCATGTTTCTTTCATACTCTGCCCATTTTCCTTGATTGAGTTGGCGAAACTGGGGAACGATATTGGTCAAGGTAAATGTTGCATTTTTGCTGTCGGGGTCCGGTTGATGGAGCATAGGCGTCAAGTGTCCTCTGTCATAGTAGATAGTGTCTTTGTAATCCTCTGAAACAGCCTGGCTCCTTGCAAGGAGCTTGTGGTCGATGTGAGCATACCTTTCCAAATCCatacttttctttttatgctGTTCAGGCAGTGCAAGCTAAgaataagaaaggaaaaacaatgtGCCTGATTAGCATTCACACAGCACTGAATCAGATATCCTGAACCTAAGGAAAGATCCACCGTGAGTCAGCCATGGAATAAGATGTGGGATACTCTGCAACAGGGCTTTGCAAATTTGGTGGCCTTCAGATATATTGGATAGCACC
This genomic interval carries:
- the LOC134501191 gene encoding endonuclease domain-containing 1 protein-like, whose translation is MLLLWILSLAASFLLPANGEVVRNFKSCSQFFLDKKPPKPSLKPMNPARICQYCKEKYRFATMYDRDRHIPLFSAYKYQPGRGRRDYQWMIEPQLALPEQHKKKSMDLERYAHIDHKLLARSQAVSEDYKDTIYYDRGHLTPMLHQPDPDSKNATFTLTNIVPQFRQLNQGKWAEYERNMKRKTTGCHDTYVIVGVVPGSNFIATGRVNIPSHIWAAACCVSEGNRRRSWAVSASNDQNVVDQRTLRELEVLLGKYYQKKKIDLFNGACYSGDTLQNEFREKNTTRVLT